Proteins encoded by one window of Porphyromonas vaginalis:
- a CDS encoding helix-turn-helix domain-containing protein, with protein sequence MLLIESEGIIERVRYMMESMELNATAFATEAGITPSVISHMLNGRNRPTIETLNNIISAYPSWSYEWLLFGKGTPKREEQSVSLPIESSLFGSYEAGAPSSQTAHATPSSESTLQSGLTSIPFTSEEVEQIRQVLLQQHTATREVSEIRIFYSDGSYEIFVPQSSVK encoded by the coding sequence ATGCTACTAATAGAATCTGAAGGAATTATAGAGCGTGTCCGCTATATGATGGAGTCTATGGAGCTAAACGCTACAGCTTTTGCTACCGAGGCGGGGATTACGCCGTCTGTTATTAGTCACATGCTCAACGGGCGCAATCGCCCCACCATAGAGACACTCAATAACATCATATCTGCCTATCCATCGTGGAGCTATGAGTGGTTGCTCTTTGGCAAGGGGACGCCTAAGCGTGAGGAGCAGAGCGTCTCACTACCCATAGAGAGTAGTCTCTTCGGGAGTTATGAGGCCGGTGCACCATCTTCACAGACAGCGCACGCGACCCCCTCTTCTGAGTCAACATTACAGAGCGGGCTCACCTCCATACCATTTACTTCTGAGGAGGTAGAGCAGATACGTCAAGTGCTACTTCAGCAGCACACTGCAACCCGTGAAGTGAGTGAGATACGCATCTTCTATAGCGATGGGAGCTATGAGATATTCGTTCCTCAGAGCAGTGTGAAGTAG
- a CDS encoding DUF7675 family protein: MKDVSEYEALYDFDKKNEGDVIYWTSEIDRLDSHLFSFDKKMVYNLFEDYPDRLTKEQKAIFDRENPYWVKFFGT; this comes from the coding sequence ATGAAAGATGTAAGCGAGTACGAAGCTCTCTACGACTTTGACAAGAAGAATGAAGGCGATGTGATCTATTGGACTTCTGAGATAGACAGGCTAGACTCACATCTGTTCTCATTTGACAAGAAGATGGTCTACAATCTTTTTGAAGACTATCCAGATCGACTAACGAAGGAGCAGAAAGCAATCTTCGATAGAGAGAATCCGTATTGGGTGAAGTTCTTTGGCACATAG
- a CDS encoding fimbria major subunit translates to MSVLLLGACRKSPQEVNPVATEGNLTIQLNCLGVDLRAGEDDPMSAIEKLDLYFFSGESEAAERTLVAHRTFGKAEVATSAPLSMSLPVASYYLVAVLNGTPNIQNAFGQGVSWSNLFETTYKLANLYTKSGDKVTSVVWSNDQGPIQIDKSAFDKGAPSVPVTLTRAIARVKLFGEPKVPQYMSIDLTNGGTFKIGCRSVQSFLMRELAPLIGSTQNVMEKPGDGSNFATRYAYSPGYQEIATSEPSNQKALLDTYRFHSTDRTICNLESLKLVPKTVDECDLAYYGYYSLETTVDPDHTTYYFLPSLLIGYKLYPASLDALGDFKADEGWVSFNGRYYRGRDFNTYLKDIYQRNKTTGKSKPVVTAPAGYPKALQDVCEEYVATQGDKMLITTSEHQGELVPIDYKGLRYYLRSYNYYYLPVQHAPTQEGYGRYGIVRNNEYRIEITSISDFGTPLLMNPADHPDKYVPKQPISATLTLTPLVEHNDKADL, encoded by the coding sequence ATGAGTGTACTCCTATTGGGAGCTTGTCGTAAGTCGCCCCAGGAAGTCAACCCTGTAGCTACGGAGGGAAACTTGACGATACAGCTGAACTGCTTAGGAGTAGATCTTAGAGCTGGCGAAGATGACCCAATGTCTGCCATAGAGAAACTAGATCTATACTTCTTCTCTGGTGAGTCTGAGGCAGCAGAGCGAACCCTGGTGGCTCACCGTACTTTTGGCAAAGCGGAAGTAGCAACCAGCGCTCCCCTATCTATGTCATTGCCAGTAGCTTCTTATTATTTAGTCGCTGTGCTCAACGGCACGCCAAATATTCAAAACGCCTTCGGTCAGGGCGTATCGTGGAGCAACCTCTTTGAGACAACCTACAAACTCGCTAATCTATACACTAAGTCAGGAGACAAGGTTACTTCTGTCGTGTGGAGTAATGATCAGGGACCTATCCAGATTGATAAGAGTGCATTTGACAAAGGAGCTCCTTCAGTACCAGTAACGCTCACCCGAGCCATAGCTCGTGTCAAATTATTTGGAGAGCCTAAAGTCCCTCAGTATATGTCTATTGACCTAACGAATGGTGGTACGTTTAAGATCGGATGCCGATCTGTTCAATCGTTTTTAATGCGCGAGCTAGCCCCACTTATCGGGAGTACTCAGAATGTTATGGAAAAGCCTGGAGATGGCTCAAACTTCGCTACGCGATATGCTTACTCTCCAGGTTATCAAGAGATCGCTACTAGTGAGCCAAGTAACCAAAAAGCTCTTCTTGATACTTACCGATTCCACAGTACTGATAGGACAATCTGCAATCTAGAGTCTCTCAAGCTCGTTCCTAAGACAGTCGATGAGTGTGATCTAGCTTATTATGGATACTACTCTCTAGAGACCACGGTCGATCCCGATCACACTACTTATTACTTCCTGCCATCCCTGCTCATTGGTTACAAGCTTTATCCAGCTAGTTTGGATGCGCTTGGAGACTTTAAGGCTGACGAGGGGTGGGTTAGCTTCAATGGTCGTTACTATCGTGGACGTGACTTTAACACTTATCTAAAAGACATCTATCAGCGCAACAAGACTACGGGGAAGTCGAAACCTGTCGTAACAGCACCAGCGGGTTATCCGAAAGCTTTACAAGACGTATGCGAAGAGTATGTAGCTACTCAGGGTGATAAGATGCTCATCACGACTTCTGAACATCAAGGTGAGCTAGTACCTATTGACTACAAGGGGTTGCGCTACTATCTCAGGAGCTACAACTACTATTATTTACCCGTCCAGCATGCCCCCACACAGGAGGGTTATGGGCGCTATGGCATTGTCCGCAACAACGAATATCGTATCGAGATCACTAGCATCTCAGACTTTGGTACTCCGCTGCTAATGAACCCTGCGGATCATCCTGATAAGTACGTCCCCAAGCAGCCTATCTCTGCCACACTAACCCTCACGCCTCTTGTGGAGCACAATGACAAAGCCGACTTGTAG
- a CDS encoding NAD(P)H-dependent flavin oxidoreductase: MKNRLCDLLGIRYPIIAGGMVWCSGWRLASAVSNAGGLGLLGAGSMYPEVLREHIARCREATDRPFGVNVPLLYPEIDTLIQIIIEERVPIVVTSAGSPKRFTPLLHEHGIKVMHVVSSTKFAVKCQEAGVDAVIAEGFEAGGHNGREETTTLALIPAVAQAIDLPLVAAGGIASGRSIVAAQSLGAEGVQIGTLFALSEESSAHATFKEACVKSDEGDTILTLKELAPTRLLKNDFYQQVATLQARGASADELRELLGRARAKRGIFEGDLTEGELEIGQVAAQIEQVQPVSQIFENLIAEYNAARAELLDMNWTNC, translated from the coding sequence ATGAAGAATAGACTCTGCGACCTACTAGGCATACGTTATCCGATCATTGCTGGCGGTATGGTCTGGTGTAGCGGTTGGCGACTCGCTTCGGCTGTGAGCAATGCGGGAGGATTGGGTCTCTTAGGTGCTGGCTCAATGTACCCTGAGGTGCTACGCGAACATATAGCCCGCTGCCGTGAGGCTACGGATAGACCTTTTGGGGTTAATGTGCCGCTACTCTACCCTGAGATTGACACATTGATCCAGATCATCATCGAGGAGCGAGTGCCTATCGTGGTCACATCGGCGGGCAGTCCCAAGCGCTTTACGCCCCTCCTCCATGAGCATGGGATCAAGGTGATGCACGTGGTCAGCAGTACGAAGTTTGCGGTCAAGTGCCAAGAGGCGGGTGTCGATGCGGTGATTGCCGAGGGCTTTGAGGCTGGCGGTCACAACGGTCGTGAGGAGACTACGACGCTGGCGCTGATACCGGCTGTGGCGCAGGCTATTGACCTGCCCCTCGTGGCGGCGGGCGGGATAGCTTCGGGGCGCTCTATCGTGGCGGCTCAGAGCCTAGGCGCTGAGGGTGTGCAAATCGGGACGCTCTTTGCGCTGAGTGAGGAGAGTAGTGCGCATGCGACTTTCAAGGAAGCGTGCGTCAAGAGTGACGAGGGGGACACGATATTGACCCTCAAGGAGCTCGCTCCGACACGCTTGCTGAAGAACGACTTTTACCAACAGGTGGCCACCCTGCAAGCTCGGGGTGCCTCTGCTGATGAGCTACGAGAGCTACTCGGGCGGGCCAGGGCTAAGCGTGGTATCTTCGAGGGAGACCTGACGGAGGGCGAACTAGAGATTGGTCAGGTGGCTGCGCAGATAGAGCAGGTGCAGCCGGTGTCTCAGATCTTCGAAAATCTTATTGCTGAGTACAATGCGGCTCGTGCGGAGCTGCTCGATATGAACTGGACAAATTGCTAA
- the dapA gene encoding 4-hydroxy-tetrahydrodipicolinate synthase — MYDKYTYHPYRHLTGAGVALITPFLENGQVDSASLSRLTEHVVSGGCDFVVLLGTTGESPTVVYPERLLLIDVVRRAIDGRCPLVIGVGSNNTQDLCQRMSDPIYDNVDAILSVVPYYNKPTQEGLYLHFMAVAEASKKPIILYNIPSRTGCDLQPQTVARLQRDSAKIIGIKEASGHVERIGEIRELCRPDLLVYSGDDHLTKDIIRAGGDGVVSVVANAYPQAIKALVSALITEQREQADEIDALFTEMYQLLFKEGNPVGIKGLLQTIHLIETCAVRLPLCHATEQLTSRLRAVHKELLVPLQKLGIDPRL; from the coding sequence ATGTACGATAAATACACTTACCATCCTTATCGCCATCTGACAGGCGCTGGCGTGGCGTTGATTACTCCATTTCTGGAGAATGGGCAGGTAGACTCGGCTTCGCTGAGCCGTCTGACGGAGCATGTGGTCTCAGGCGGATGCGACTTCGTAGTGCTGCTCGGCACTACGGGCGAGTCGCCTACGGTCGTTTACCCTGAGCGACTACTACTGATCGATGTAGTGCGACGGGCCATCGATGGTCGCTGTCCGCTGGTCATCGGTGTCGGGAGCAACAACACGCAGGACCTATGCCAGCGTATGAGCGACCCAATCTATGACAATGTCGATGCCATCCTCTCAGTCGTACCTTATTATAATAAGCCAACGCAGGAGGGACTGTATCTCCACTTTATGGCTGTTGCCGAGGCAAGCAAGAAGCCGATCATACTGTACAATATCCCCTCGCGTACTGGATGCGACCTACAGCCCCAGACGGTAGCTAGGCTACAGCGTGACTCGGCAAAGATCATCGGTATCAAGGAGGCTTCGGGGCATGTAGAGCGAATCGGAGAGATTCGCGAGCTATGCCGTCCTGACCTGCTGGTCTACTCGGGCGATGACCACCTGACGAAAGATATCATCCGGGCGGGAGGCGATGGAGTGGTCTCGGTCGTGGCAAACGCTTATCCGCAAGCGATCAAAGCGCTCGTCTCGGCTCTCATTACAGAGCAGCGGGAGCAGGCGGATGAGATTGATGCACTCTTTACGGAGATGTATCAGTTGCTCTTTAAGGAGGGCAATCCCGTGGGTATCAAGGGGCTGCTTCAGACCATTCACCTTATAGAGACCTGTGCGGTGAGACTACCGCTATGCCATGCTACGGAGCAACTCACGAGCCGACTACGTGCAGTACACAAAGAGCTACTCGTACCCTTGCAGAAGTTAGGAATAGACCCTCGACTATGA
- the recF gene encoding DNA replication/repair protein RecF (All proteins in this family for which functions are known are DNA-binding proteins that assist the filamentation of RecA onto DNA for the initiation of recombination or recombinational repair.), protein MILSSLSVINFKNVATANCHFAPKLNCFFGGNGMGKTNLLDAIHYLSVVRGHLGTTDRYAIRHGAQEAIIQGEYLWDDGQEDKISLRISTERSKQLSRNGRLYKRHSDHIGRYPLVIISPHDQRLIRGGSDERRRSVDRILSQQDATYLANLINYNRALDQRNNMLRNQIHEPALMDILEETLATTGLAVSTMRQAYVDELVPTFDQIYQHLAAGVERAVLSFSAGSASTAQEQLRILRDHRQRDYEYGFTATGCHRDDFEMLLGENLMRKIGSEGQNKTYLIAYKLAEYRYLQQHLTNQTAPLLLLDDIFDKLDSDRVERIIELVATDTFGQIFITDTNRKYLDEIISSKQVPYRLFQIQEGAPTEVTPG, encoded by the coding sequence ATGATACTAAGCTCGCTGAGTGTCATCAACTTTAAGAATGTCGCTACGGCAAACTGCCACTTTGCACCCAAGCTCAACTGCTTCTTCGGGGGCAATGGTATGGGCAAGACCAATCTCCTAGATGCTATCCACTACCTCTCGGTGGTGCGTGGGCATCTAGGCACTACCGATCGCTACGCCATACGTCACGGGGCGCAAGAGGCGATTATACAGGGCGAGTACCTATGGGACGATGGGCAGGAGGACAAGATCAGCCTGCGCATCTCTACCGAGCGAAGCAAGCAGCTCTCTCGCAATGGTCGTCTCTACAAGCGTCACAGCGACCACATAGGGCGCTACCCGCTGGTTATCATATCGCCACACGACCAGAGACTCATACGTGGGGGAAGCGACGAGCGCAGACGCTCCGTGGACCGTATCCTCTCACAGCAAGACGCGACCTATCTGGCGAACTTGATCAACTACAACAGAGCTCTCGACCAGCGCAACAATATGCTGCGCAACCAGATCCACGAGCCAGCTCTGATGGATATCCTCGAGGAGACCTTAGCGACGACGGGACTAGCAGTCTCCACGATGCGACAGGCTTATGTCGATGAGCTCGTCCCCACCTTCGATCAGATTTATCAGCATCTCGCTGCGGGGGTAGAGCGTGCGGTCCTATCCTTTAGTGCCGGCAGTGCCAGCACCGCTCAGGAGCAGCTGCGCATACTACGAGACCATCGTCAGCGAGACTACGAGTATGGCTTCACAGCGACCGGCTGCCACAGAGATGACTTTGAGATGCTCCTCGGAGAGAACCTCATGCGCAAGATAGGTTCCGAAGGGCAAAACAAGACTTACCTCATCGCCTACAAGCTAGCCGAGTACCGCTATCTGCAGCAGCACTTGACGAATCAGACGGCTCCCCTACTCCTCCTCGATGACATCTTCGACAAGCTAGACAGCGACCGTGTGGAGCGCATCATCGAGCTCGTTGCTACGGACACTTTCGGACAGATCTTTATCACCGACACGAACCGCAAATACCTCGATGAAATCATCTCGTCGAAGCAAGTCCCCTATCGCCTCTTCCAGATCCAAGAGGGCGCTCCGACGGAAGTCACCCCGGGGTAA
- the serC gene encoding 3-phosphoserine/phosphohydroxythreonine transaminase: MKKHNFYAGPSVLNRGVIERTADAVLNFADMDLSLLEISHRSKQFQAVMDEAVATFKELLDIPEGYEVLFLGGGASLQFYMVPLNLMGKKAAYLNTGTWSTNAIKQAGYVDKVFGTETVVVASSEDKNFTYIPKNFTIPEDVDYFHYTSNNTIYGTEIRKDFDCKVPLVADMSSDIFSRPVDVSKYDCIYGGAQKNMGPAGTTFVVIRKDALGKIDRPLPTMLDYQTHVKKGSMFNTPPVLPIYTCLQTMKWYKEMGGVKAMEQRAKEKADALYTEIDRNKLFRGTVEAEDRSRMNVCFVLNDEYAELQDDFFNFATERGMVGIKGHRSVGGFRASLYNGLEMESVQALIQAMQDFEKKH; this comes from the coding sequence ATGAAAAAGCACAACTTCTATGCTGGTCCCTCGGTACTAAACCGTGGCGTGATCGAGCGCACTGCTGATGCGGTGCTGAACTTCGCTGACATGGATCTCTCACTCCTTGAGATCTCTCACCGCAGCAAGCAATTCCAAGCTGTTATGGACGAGGCCGTAGCTACCTTCAAGGAGCTACTAGACATCCCCGAGGGTTACGAGGTACTTTTCCTCGGTGGTGGTGCTAGCCTCCAGTTCTACATGGTACCGCTCAACCTCATGGGCAAGAAAGCAGCTTACCTCAACACAGGTACGTGGTCTACCAACGCTATCAAGCAGGCTGGCTACGTAGACAAGGTCTTTGGTACGGAGACAGTTGTTGTCGCTTCTTCAGAGGACAAGAACTTCACCTACATTCCTAAGAACTTCACCATCCCCGAGGATGTAGACTACTTCCACTACACCTCCAACAATACCATCTACGGTACAGAGATCCGCAAGGACTTCGACTGCAAGGTACCTCTTGTTGCCGATATGAGTAGTGATATCTTCTCTCGTCCAGTAGACGTCAGCAAGTACGACTGTATCTATGGTGGTGCTCAGAAGAATATGGGTCCTGCAGGTACGACCTTCGTAGTCATCCGCAAGGATGCGCTAGGCAAGATCGATCGTCCACTACCTACGATGCTCGACTACCAGACGCACGTCAAGAAGGGCTCTATGTTCAATACGCCTCCTGTCCTACCTATCTACACTTGCCTCCAGACCATGAAGTGGTACAAGGAGATGGGCGGTGTCAAGGCTATGGAGCAGCGTGCTAAGGAGAAGGCTGACGCTCTCTACACAGAGATCGACCGCAACAAGCTCTTCCGTGGTACTGTCGAGGCTGAGGATCGCTCTCGTATGAACGTATGCTTCGTCCTCAACGACGAGTATGCTGAGCTACAAGATGACTTCTTCAACTTCGCTACTGAGCGCGGTATGGTAGGTATCAAGGGTCACCGCTCTGTAGGTGGCTTCCGTGCATCTCTCTACAACGGCCTCGAGATGGAGAGCGTACAGGCTCTGATCCAGGCTATGCAGGACTTCGAGAAGAAGCACTAA
- a CDS encoding NAD(P)-dependent oxidoreductase, whose translation MTKVLIATEKPFAPVAVDGIRKIVEGAGFELVLLEKYTERQQLLDAVKDVDAIIVRSDKVQADVFEAAKNLKIVVRAGAGYDNVDLEAATKHNVCVMNTPGQNSNAVAELAFALMLAMVRNHFNGKSGSELKGKKLGIQGFGHIGRCLAKIAHGFGMEVYYNKRHRLDAAEEKELGLTYCSQEDLFKQCDIVSLNTPKTAETVKSINGKYVKMMPQGGLIVNTARKEIIDEECFLAALKERTDVRYATDIQPDMHEEYQKELQDRYLATAKKMGAQTAEANINAGLAAANQIVGFIKDGCETFRVN comes from the coding sequence ATGACTAAAGTACTTATCGCAACTGAGAAGCCCTTTGCACCAGTCGCTGTAGATGGCATTCGCAAGATTGTAGAGGGTGCTGGCTTTGAGCTAGTACTCCTAGAGAAATATACAGAGCGTCAGCAGCTCCTCGACGCTGTCAAGGATGTAGACGCTATCATCGTACGTAGCGACAAGGTCCAGGCTGACGTCTTTGAGGCTGCTAAGAACCTCAAGATCGTCGTACGCGCTGGTGCTGGCTATGACAACGTAGACCTAGAGGCTGCTACCAAGCACAACGTCTGCGTGATGAACACCCCTGGACAGAACTCTAACGCTGTCGCTGAGCTCGCTTTCGCACTCATGCTTGCTATGGTTCGCAATCACTTCAACGGCAAGTCTGGCTCTGAGCTCAAGGGTAAGAAGCTCGGTATCCAGGGCTTCGGACACATCGGTCGTTGCCTAGCTAAGATCGCTCACGGCTTCGGCATGGAGGTCTACTACAACAAGCGTCACCGCCTTGATGCTGCTGAGGAGAAGGAGCTCGGGCTCACCTACTGCAGCCAGGAGGATCTCTTCAAGCAGTGCGACATCGTATCGCTCAATACGCCTAAGACCGCTGAGACTGTCAAGAGCATCAACGGCAAGTATGTCAAGATGATGCCTCAGGGTGGTCTCATCGTCAATACAGCTCGTAAGGAGATCATCGACGAGGAGTGCTTCCTCGCAGCTCTCAAGGAGCGCACAGACGTACGCTACGCTACCGACATCCAGCCTGACATGCACGAGGAGTACCAGAAGGAGCTACAGGATCGCTACCTAGCAACCGCTAAGAAGATGGGTGCTCAGACAGCTGAGGCAAACATCAACGCTGGTCTTGCTGCTGCTAACCAGATCGTCGGCTTCATCAAGGATGGTTGCGAGACTTTCCGCGTCAACTAA
- a CDS encoding DUF1015 domain-containing protein: protein MAIIKPFKGYRPPQNLVEKVNSRPYDVLNSDEARKEAEGNPMSLYHIIKPEINFPAGTDEHDPKVYDEAVKQYQHFKKEGWLVQDDKECYYVYAQTMNGKTQYGLVIGAYVEDYLNGVIKKHELTRRDKEEDRMKHVRINNANIEPVFFAYPDNAELDKIVAKYTAQKPVYDFVANDTFQHQFWIIDQDQDIKRITELFGQMPALYIADGHHRSAAAALVGAEKAKQNPNHRGDEEYNYFMAVAFPANQLTVIDYNRVVKDLNGLTSEEFLKKLEKDFVVEKKGTEIYKPAKLHNFSLYLDGNWYSLTAKPGTYDDSDPIGILDVTISSNHILDEILGIKDLRSDKRIDFVGGIRGLGELKKRVDSGEMKVALALYPVTMKQIMDIADTGNIMPPKTTWFEPKLRSGIVIHELS, encoded by the coding sequence ATGGCTATAATCAAACCATTCAAAGGATACAGACCACCTCAAAACCTTGTTGAGAAGGTCAACTCTCGTCCCTACGACGTGCTAAACTCTGACGAGGCTCGCAAGGAGGCTGAGGGCAACCCCATGTCTCTCTACCACATCATCAAGCCAGAGATCAACTTCCCCGCAGGTACCGACGAGCACGACCCCAAGGTCTATGACGAGGCTGTCAAGCAGTACCAGCACTTCAAGAAGGAGGGCTGGCTCGTACAGGACGACAAGGAGTGCTACTACGTCTATGCTCAGACGATGAACGGCAAGACACAGTATGGTCTCGTTATCGGCGCTTACGTCGAGGACTACCTCAACGGTGTCATCAAGAAGCACGAGCTCACACGTCGTGACAAGGAGGAGGATCGTATGAAGCACGTACGCATCAACAATGCGAACATTGAGCCGGTCTTCTTTGCTTACCCTGACAATGCTGAGCTAGACAAGATCGTCGCTAAGTACACGGCTCAGAAGCCTGTCTACGACTTCGTCGCCAACGATACCTTCCAGCATCAGTTCTGGATCATCGACCAGGATCAGGATATCAAGCGTATCACCGAGCTATTTGGCCAGATGCCCGCGCTCTACATCGCTGACGGTCACCACCGTAGTGCTGCTGCAGCGCTCGTAGGTGCTGAGAAGGCTAAGCAAAACCCCAATCACCGTGGTGATGAGGAGTACAACTACTTTATGGCTGTAGCCTTCCCCGCTAACCAGCTCACCGTCATCGACTACAACCGTGTCGTCAAGGACCTCAACGGGCTCACCAGCGAAGAGTTCCTCAAGAAGCTCGAGAAGGACTTCGTCGTCGAGAAGAAGGGCACAGAGATCTACAAGCCCGCTAAGCTGCACAACTTCTCGCTCTACCTCGATGGCAACTGGTACTCGCTCACCGCTAAGCCAGGCACCTACGATGACAGCGATCCTATCGGTATCCTAGACGTCACCATCTCGTCGAATCACATCCTCGATGAGATCCTCGGCATCAAGGATCTACGTAGTGACAAGCGCATCGACTTCGTCGGTGGTATCCGCGGTCTTGGCGAGCTCAAGAAGCGTGTCGACTCAGGCGAGATGAAGGTCGCACTAGCCCTCTACCCCGTCACGATGAAGCAGATCATGGACATCGCTGACACGGGCAACATCATGCCACCTAAGACCACCTGGTTCGAGCCTAAGCTCCGCTCCGGTATCGTCATCCACGAGCTCAGCTAA
- a CDS encoding L-threonylcarbamoyladenylate synthase, whose amino-acid sequence MNQVSPSPETLSAVREAVDVLQRGGIILYPTDTIWGLGCDATNEEAVDRLSAIKGRPMGKPMLMLVDSDVRIQSYVRTVPSMAYQLIDVAVRPLTIIYPEGRNVAPQLLADDGSIGIRIASDTLCQEICRMLRRPLVSTSANLAGTSSPHNYSEIDPALIKMVDYVVPLRQDEHIDGMPSDIIKLGLNNEVQVIR is encoded by the coding sequence ATGAACCAAGTATCTCCTTCTCCTGAGACTCTATCCGCAGTGCGTGAGGCGGTCGACGTATTACAGCGTGGTGGTATCATCCTCTACCCTACTGACACGATCTGGGGCTTGGGATGCGATGCGACCAATGAAGAGGCGGTGGATCGCCTCTCGGCAATTAAGGGTCGCCCCATGGGCAAGCCGATGCTGATGCTGGTCGATAGCGACGTGCGAATACAATCATACGTGCGTACGGTGCCATCGATGGCGTACCAATTGATCGATGTGGCGGTGCGTCCGCTCACCATTATCTACCCCGAGGGGCGCAATGTGGCGCCACAACTACTGGCGGACGATGGCTCGATCGGGATACGCATCGCAAGCGATACGCTCTGTCAGGAGATCTGCCGCATGCTGCGCCGACCACTCGTCTCCACCTCGGCCAATCTGGCGGGGACTAGTTCGCCACACAACTATTCGGAGATTGATCCCGCACTGATCAAGATGGTCGACTATGTGGTCCCGCTACGCCAAGATGAGCATATCGATGGCATGCCCTCAGACATTATCAAGCTGGGGCTCAATAATGAGGTGCAAGTCATTCGCTAA
- a CDS encoding exopolysaccharide biosynthesis polyprenyl glycosylphosphotransferase translates to MSKKSRQAMVRLRYIVSDLVAVLLATTLFNVVRYVVEDQSATFGELSLFLFNTKMYWVTLVVVLFWMGFLTLSGYYNKVLAKSRIDEFFLTAGSVFVGVVIEYLFLVVDDVIDGRSEHLLLFALLYLTHFLLIYAGRLTITLQQIRYDRMPEHWPQILLIGTPEVIDKLQAVRMEMHYHAVAQLPFDSEPVTLEQVQTILEEQPIEAIYMVANEADTLRATHLLYELYRCKLPIKIYLEGVMGVRSSLQARTLRGLPLHDVTQTQMSEMEQNVKWLFDRIVSLILLILLSPLFAVLAVLVRRSSEGPVFYRQERVGRGGKPFWIYKFRTMYTDAEVAGPQLSHEGDKRVTPLGAKLRKYRLDELPQFYNVLRGDMSIVGPRPERAYYIKQILERAPYYYLLHQLRPGITSWGMVRYGYASTVDEMVERLYYDWLYYEHMSIKLDLAVLLCTVGTIIKGKGK, encoded by the coding sequence ATGAGCAAGAAGTCTCGACAAGCTATGGTACGTCTGCGCTACATCGTCTCTGACCTTGTGGCGGTGCTGCTGGCAACGACGCTCTTCAACGTGGTGCGCTACGTGGTCGAGGATCAGAGTGCGACCTTTGGCGAGCTGTCGCTCTTCCTCTTCAACACGAAGATGTACTGGGTGACGCTCGTGGTGGTACTCTTCTGGATGGGCTTCCTAACGCTCTCGGGGTACTATAATAAGGTATTAGCGAAGAGCCGCATCGACGAGTTCTTTCTGACGGCTGGGAGTGTCTTCGTGGGGGTGGTCATCGAGTATCTCTTCCTCGTGGTGGACGATGTAATCGATGGGCGCAGTGAGCATCTGCTCCTCTTCGCCCTGCTCTATCTGACGCACTTCCTCCTCATCTATGCGGGTCGCCTGACGATTACTTTGCAGCAGATTAGGTATGACCGCATGCCAGAGCATTGGCCACAGATCCTGCTCATCGGGACGCCCGAGGTGATCGACAAGTTGCAGGCGGTGCGTATGGAGATGCATTACCACGCTGTGGCGCAGCTCCCCTTCGACTCTGAGCCTGTCACACTAGAGCAGGTACAGACTATACTGGAGGAGCAACCGATCGAGGCGATCTATATGGTGGCCAATGAGGCGGACACGCTACGAGCTACGCATCTGCTCTATGAGCTGTACCGTTGCAAGCTACCGATCAAGATATATCTAGAGGGGGTGATGGGGGTACGCTCCTCGCTACAAGCGCGCACGCTCCGTGGGTTACCGCTACACGATGTGACGCAGACGCAGATGAGCGAGATGGAGCAAAATGTAAAGTGGCTCTTCGACCGTATCGTATCGCTAATTTTGCTGATCCTCCTGTCGCCTCTCTTTGCGGTGCTAGCGGTCTTGGTTCGGCGCTCTTCGGAGGGACCCGTCTTCTATCGTCAGGAGCGTGTGGGGCGTGGAGGGAAGCCTTTTTGGATCTATAAGTTTCGCACGATGTATACGGACGCAGAGGTAGCGGGCCCTCAGCTTAGCCACGAGGGAGACAAGCGAGTCACACCATTGGGTGCCAAGCTACGCAAGTACAGACTGGACGAGCTACCCCAGTTTTACAATGTATTGCGAGGCGATATGTCTATCGTGGGGCCTCGCCCCGAGCGCGCTTACTACATCAAGCAGATCCTCGAGCGGGCGCCTTACTACTACCTGCTACACCAGCTACGGCCGGGCATCACGTCGTGGGGAATGGTGCGGTACGGCTACGCCTCGACGGTCGATGAGATGGTCGAGCGACTTTACTATGACTGGCTCTACTACGAACACATGTCGATCAAGCTCGACCTAGCGGTGCTGCTCTGCACGGTGGGCACTATTATCAAGGGAAAAGGAAAGTAA